The DNA segment CTTAACATCAACGTTGACTTGAAAAtcgaataattttaaaattttgtttattttaattttttattacgaAAACataatatgttattattaaaaagtattGTAAAATGAAAGTGAGAAAAAAATAGTGTAAAATAAACTCTTTCTAACATATTATTTTCAATGCTATTATTTAATCAAAGTTAAAAGAGTACTGATACTTaacatcaaaataataataataattttataataaatataacattttatttcaaaaagcaGGACAGttattgaatgatttttttattattattatagtatcAAATAAACTTGactcaaattaaaatttcatgtCACATAAAGAAATAATTGGATGGTTATCATCTAATTAGTGGATACACTAAcacatattttagtttttaaatttcagATAAAATGATGTGTATCAGAAAGGTTTGGATTAGATGTTAATATTGATTATAAACACAATTTATAGCAACACCAAAAAGCataagaaattatatttaagttttGATTAGTAAAAGTTACAAATAATTTGTTACGTGATTTTAGTGTGTTTGTTCTTCAATTAAAGTGGAAGTttaatttcaatatatatataagaaagttTAAACTAAAAGGCAACGTGGGTTAATATAGTAAAATTCAATTGTAATAGAAAAAGGTAAGGAAGTGTGTATAAGTTGTGTTGATGAAGTGTGGATTGGTGGCGCCAATTTGGGGAACCAAATTGAGCATGATGAGTATTGATCTGGAAGAGTTCCAGGATTTTACAGTGTAATGCAGGAGTTGTAACGATTCTGTGCATTTTGCCTTGCAGATTGTGATTTGGTTGGTGATTCCAGCGAGCTCAAACGCAAGAACTGACCATGCCAACAACACTCTTGCTCTTTTTGTTCTTATTCAATATGTTCCTAGGCTGTTTCTTATCTTTCCTTTGAACCAGCGTATTCAGAAAACCACTGGCGTTATTGCCAAGACTCCCTGGATTGGAGCCGCATACAATCTTGTTCTCTACATGCTAGCCAGCCATGTAAGTAGAACCTACTAGCATGCATGCACCTTAATTTTGGTGTTCCTTTAACtcaatcaaattttaattatcttgGAACAGGTTACAGGAGCGACTTGGTATCTATCGTCAATAGGGAGGCAGTTTAACTGCTGGAAAACGCAGTGCCAAATAGAGAACAAATCACATACCCTCTCTTGCTTTTCAAGTTATCTTGATTGCAATAGTTTGGACCTCCCTGATAGGCAATACTGGCTAAACATCACCCGTGTAATCACCAAATGTGACGCCAAGAGCAAAATCAACATCAAATATAAATTTGGGATGTTCGCAGAGGCTTTCCTGGACGATGTTGTCACTTCCAATTTTAAGGAAAGATACTTCTACTGTCTTTGGTGGGGTTTGAGAAATCTAAGGTATGTTATCTTCATTTCCATATATATAAGGATCATACAATAATACATTTTTCTGTGAAAGTAAGCCTACAATAATCACTATCAAAAGCGCATTTCCTAATGTAATAATGAAAACACCAATGGATGATTCTATCAATACACCTTTCCACGAGAGATTTGTGCTTTTGTTCAAATTTCTATACAAGAAAGTTACAGAAGACATCATTTATCCTAGTAAAATCCTCATGTAGAGAGTGGACAAAAGGGTTTTCCTGCCATCACATGTTAATTTCCTTTGGCAGCTCATACGGACAGAACTTGGACACCACAACATATCTCCCTGAGACATTATTTTGCATCATCTTATGCATTGCTGGATTGGTTCTCTTTTCACTTTTGATTGGAAACATGGAGGTAAGACTAGGATAAACCATATTGATTTATGGAAGTAATACAAAAACTGATTTTGGTTAACgagcatgttttttttttcctttgtcaaAGACGTACTTGTCATCAATGACAGTTAGACTTGAAGAATGGAGGATTCGGAAAAGAGATACAGAGGAGTGGATGAGGCATCGCCAGTTACCACCACATTTGCAGGAACGTGTCCGTCGTTTTGTTCAATATAAATGGCTTGCAACAAGAGGAGTTAATGAAGAAGCCATACTGCTTTCGTTACCTTTGGATATTCGTCGAGAAATTCAACACCACTTGTGTCTTTCTCTTGTGCGGCGTGTATGTCTCTCTGTCCCATTCCTTGATATGCTGCTGCAAATATATAGCAATGCAAAGTGAATAAGCagttaagaaagaaaaatgcatgtaacatgatatttttattagttgAGAAGAGAAACTCACCTAGTTGCACTGCACTTTTCCCTACAGATTAAAGACCATTACAGAGCTACTAATGatacaaaacttgttttcttaatatttgTACAGGTCCCCTTCTTCTCTCAAATGGATGATCAACTTCTTGATGCAATTTGTGAACGCCTTGCGTCATCACTAAGCACTGAAGGCACCTACATATTTCGAGAGGGTGATCCGGTGGATGAAATGTTGTTTATCATCAGAGGGCAATTGGAGAGCTCCACCACCAACGGAGGAAGGTCTGGATTCTTCAATTGCATCAAACTCCGGCCTGGTGACTTTTGTGGAGAGGAATTGCTGACATGGGCCTTAATGCCAAACTCAACCCTCAACTTACCTTCTTCTACTCGTACTGTCAAAGCTCTTTCTGAAGTTGAAGCTTTTTCACTACAAGCAGAGGATCTGAAAAGTGTGGCAAGTCAGTTCAAGCGCCTTCACAGCAAGAAACTTCAGCATGCGTTTAGGTATTATTCCCATCAATGGAGGACATGGGGTGCTTGCTTCATACAAGCTGCTTGGAGACGACATCAGAAAAGAAAGGCAACAAGGGAGTTATCCCTGAAAGAGGGTCTCTACTACCTGTCTTTCCCTGAGACGGATGAAAGTGGACTTTTGGAGGATTATGAAATCGGGCAATCCTCAAGGAATGCGAAAAAGGTTCAGAATCTTGGTGCAACTGTCTTGGCCTCAAGGTTTGCTGCCAATACAAGGAAAGGGACTCATAAGCTACCGGATCCTGTGCCCCAATTATTCAAGCCAGACGAACCTGATTTTTCTCTTGACCATGAACTTTAGTGACCACAAGAACCAATCATCACCCCAAAAACGTATTAAACACTGGTTCAATAGGAAGTTTAATGACTTGGATGTAAATGGTACCGATAGAATAGTAACCCTGATCAcatttttcttaattctttcttttatttgcaTTCATATGCACCAACTGTATCATTACGGAGGTACCCATGAcagatatttaaaatttagaaagaaaGTATAATAGAATCATGATCAATATTTATTTCACGGAAATAATAAACATTTCCTTTAGTCAGACATTTCATTTCTAGAATTTTAAATTCGACTTGTTGAGATAAGCCGACCAAGAACTTAGGTTCCCAACTTAGTCCCCCATTGGGAATGGCAACTAAACCCTTTATAGCCTCAATttagaaacaacatacctttaTTTGGGGTCTCAAACCTCTTTTATAGCTTACTCATTTAAGAACTTTTATTCCCAAAAGTTCAATCTCAACCAAAAGCATAcgtaagagaaaaaaaatattttgttcatgGGCACCTTCACTCACGGTGCTACAACAGAAAAGAATCTTATGTACCTTTATTCTCGGGTGCTCTCTATTTATTaacaactttatcttttcaggTAACAGCTTTATGCATATGTTTATTCAGTTAACAATATATTGACGCGTACACTTATCTATTAATATATATGTTTAACTAACAACCAATATATGAcaaaacttattattttaattattctccaTTGGGCTTACCAATATAACTGGGTCAAACTCATGACCCACCCTTTGGACCCAATAGCCGAGCTGACTTCCCCTGGAAAAAGATACATAACATATCCCTAACTCTACACGAAATAAAATAACCATAACATATCCCAAACTctatagagataaaaaaaagctTCCTTCCTCTCCTTTCCTTCCAGTCGGGGAGAGATCACATTCTATCCGGTAAATCCCCTCTTTTCTTGGATAGAATCTTTCTTTTAGGTATACCCACATGCCTATACCGAGGTCCTGAGATCCCGAACACTCTTGTCCGGTACAATATGAATATAGGTACAAATAATGCTATATTGTTTCGACAGGGGTATGAGAATGTAATGTGTATTTACATATATCTGGTGTCCAAGTAACAATTcttcttttaaattattaaaatatttttaatttattagataatataaaataatttatattaattattttttgtctttagtTTGATAACTAGTTTCAAAGACATCATttgattatttatattttttttaattatttgatatttatttaactaataTTTGTTACTCttatttactatttatataattctatttttttaatatttgattttaaaaaaaatatgcattattttattaaatacttgATAAGATGttgtgatttttaatttttataaaaaaatatttaattaatatttaaaattgttcaTGCTAAGGTTAGGAAGGCCTTCTCCACTGATCAATATTGGTCTTTGATCAATATTGGTCTTCGGTTCTGTGGGTGACAGTGGACATCTCTATGCAATCTTTGGTCTTAAGTAGGAACTCATGGGTACTTGCAAAAGACACTCCAACACTCAAGTTAGAGTTTGATCGTTGGTGGTTGGATGTGATAAATGCTAATAAATGTGTACCTTTACCTAGGTTGGAATGTTATTTATAAGATCGTTGTGAGCCTTCAATACTGGGTCTGGATTAGGGTGATTCATCGAGTTAATCTCGGCGTTAGGGTAACATTCCTTACCATGATTATGCTAATCATGTCATAGAAAGGGACGCTTGTTAAGCCCTTGAGAACTGGTTTCGGCCACATCATCTGATGGGTATGCGACCATGGGTACTGATGTGATGGAACCCCGAGAGATAGAGCAACCACTAAGCTAGCCCAACCCTTTAGAAGGATGATTAGAAGCATGACACATGACCCAGGGCTAGGTCAAGATCAATCCATAGCCATGCTTCAGAGCCTATTATTCCTCAAAGTATTACTAGGAGCAAAGCCCACATAATTGGAGTTAAGCACCAACTAGTTTCATTACTTTTAATTTCAGTAGATTATAGGATGTACTTAACATAAATTGGGCTTATGTCAAACCCAACTTAccctagcttctagaaacctCTTGATAGTCCTATGTTAACTCATTTTtaccctagattctagaagcTAGACCTAGCTTGGGCGGCACACTAGgcttgacctagtttctagaaggccTTAGTCTTGTTCGCCCCTCTCCCTTTCTCTCTTACCCTCCAAAACACTGCTTATCCATTATTTCCTTTTGTTCTTTTCAATTCGACAATCATCATAAtcactttattattttgttttctcttttgcaCTCTAGAAGAgaactttcacacttacttaacatttttgttaagttcgtgtctagtgAAAATCTTCTTTGAGCTTCTCACCATATTCTGCTAATTCAAAAAGCTTAAACAAAAGTGAAACCACTAAAAAGTGTCAATCTaacaactcacatcatgtggtaatCAAAACAGGGTTTTAATTGTGCTTAATTTTTTCTGAGTtgattttcttctttaaaatttCAACACATTTTAATTATGCCTTTATCTTCCAACAATTTCAATTCCTCTTAACAATTCAGCATCTTTCAGTTCAGTCTTTAAattcattttcatttaaaatttcattttttattcattaagcaatttgaatttttcttttgaattatTTGTGTCTTTTTTTTGCCTTACCTATTTTTCTTGAGTCTTTTGTTCTTAGTGTTTTAGGAGTCTTATAtcttgttcttgccggttgacctggtcgtcggttgacttcaaaggcaagCAGTGGCACCTCTTATTTCTGGTGAATTATGTGCTTCCCTTGGATGTTGGAAAACAGCTCCATTGAAACAGAGGggaccctacctgttgattgcacttcgacgatcaagtcagttcagggcttatagaaacaataagtaagtaagtagtttcagtcttagaaatggtgtacctttaccagggatctcaACTCCCTTTTATAGACTGCCTTTAGGTTACCTCACTGTAACAACCCTTCTCTTACCAGAGCCTTATCTCTAGTAAAAATAGGTTTGCTGGAGGACATTCTATTGTCACATAATCTTAATGCAACAACCGCACATAATCTTCCTCTTTGGAGTGAAAATCTTAACAGCATGGCCGCTAGGGTActaactcatgtaccagcattgCGGGGCACATCTATTACTGTAGGCGCCCTAGTCCTTACGTAGcatgcatgcagctttcccCTGAAAATCCTAACGCTTTTGGGCCTTGGCATCTTTAGGGGatatttacttgtgctagacccgaatgtactatacacaccacatgcgcTTTCATACTAACTAGGCCTTTCATACATATACGAGTTTAAACACACGCATCTATGAGGGcccacttacgtggcccactatCTCCACAGGTGCCGATGTCCGATGCTTGATGACGATGTCTGATGTTTggtccagtacacaagccccccagacTCGAGCTGGAACTTGTTTCAATGAAGAGGCTAATTGCTCGCCcatggcgacctacgtggctaATGAGTGATAGGACGTGCACAGTGCCTCGAGGTGACGTTTCACCATACTCTCTCCCCAGCGTATGCGTGGCCAGATCTACGGTTGGGGCGCGTTGCCGCTTGTGCTCCCTCTAATACGTTAACCCTTCAACTTTACGCCCCTTTCACTGTTTCATTCCCTCTTTGAGTAACTTTTCAAACATTTCTGCTTC comes from the Phaseolus vulgaris cultivar G19833 chromosome 8, P. vulgaris v2.0, whole genome shotgun sequence genome and includes:
- the LOC137826712 gene encoding LOW QUALITY PROTEIN: cyclic nucleotide-gated ion channel 18-like (The sequence of the model RefSeq protein was modified relative to this genomic sequence to represent the inferred CDS: inserted 1 base in 1 codon) yields the protein MGESGGTGGAFVLSERATHPNPGDLIVIVLVLVLVRCEAPLSDPPAESVHPGIRHGXMYRIISTPASKFRQFRRLRSRPKTTTATDEEHAFQILWRHQILDPDSDIVAYWNKVFLVTSLLALFIDPLYFFLPTVGGPACLQADPRLSIIVTILRSFADLFYVLHMLMKFRTAFVAPNSRIFGRGDLVMDSREIAMRYLKSDFVIDLAATIPLPQIVIWLVIPASSNARTDHANNTLALFVLIQYVPRLFLIFPLNQRIQKTTGVIAKTPWIGAAYNLVLYMLASHVTGATWYLSSIGRQFNCWKTQCQIENKSHTLSCFSSYLDCNSLDLPDRQYWLNITRVITKCDAKSKINIKYKFGMFAEAFLDDVVTSNFKERYFYCLWWGLRNLSSYGQNLDTTTYLPETLFCIILCIAGLVLFSLLIGNMETYLSSMTVRLEEWRIRKRDTEEWMRHRQLPPHLQERVRRFVQYKWLATRGVNEEAILLSLPLDIRREIQHHLCLSLVRRVPFFSQMDDQLLDAICERLASSLSTEGTYIFREGDPVDEMLFIIRGQLESSTTNGGRSGFFNCIKLRPGDFCGEELLTWALMPNSTLNLPSSTRTVKALSEVEAFSLQAEDLKSVASQFKRLHSKKLQHAFRYYSHQWRTWGACFIQAAWRRHQKRKATRELSLKEGLYYLSFPETDESGLLEDYEIGQSSRNAKKVQNLGATVLASRFAANTRKGTHKLPDPVPQLFKPDEPDFSLDHEL